In one window of Maribacter dokdonensis DSW-8 DNA:
- a CDS encoding ZIP family metal transporter produces the protein MDEIIAYFESIDPVLAAFYATLFTWGLTAAGAALVFLFKTMNRAVLDGMLGFTGGVMVAASFWSLLAPGIEMSPGEGFVKVIPAGVGFLLGALFIFGLDKVLPHLHINFKEDEAEGVKTPWRRTTLLTLAITLHNIPEGLAVGVLFGGVAAGFDGASIGGAVALALGIGLQNFPEGFAVAMPLRRHGLSRTKSFMFGQASALVEPVAAVLGAWAVLTFQPILPYALSFAAGAMIFVVVEEVIPETQQDKYTDIATMGFIGGFIIMMTLDVGLG, from the coding sequence ATGGATGAAATTATAGCGTATTTTGAATCAATAGATCCCGTACTGGCAGCATTTTATGCTACATTGTTTACTTGGGGACTCACAGCAGCGGGCGCGGCACTGGTTTTTCTTTTTAAAACAATGAACCGTGCTGTTTTAGACGGAATGTTAGGGTTTACTGGGGGCGTAATGGTAGCGGCCAGTTTTTGGAGCTTACTGGCACCGGGTATAGAAATGAGCCCGGGTGAAGGGTTTGTGAAAGTTATACCGGCAGGAGTAGGTTTTTTGCTAGGTGCTTTGTTCATTTTTGGGTTGGATAAAGTATTGCCCCATTTACATATTAATTTTAAGGAAGACGAGGCAGAAGGTGTTAAAACACCTTGGCGTAGAACAACCTTACTTACGTTGGCCATTACATTACATAACATACCGGAAGGTTTAGCGGTTGGTGTACTTTTTGGGGGAGTGGCCGCTGGTTTTGATGGCGCCTCTATTGGTGGTGCCGTTGCTTTGGCCTTAGGTATTGGTCTACAAAACTTTCCGGAAGGTTTTGCCGTTGCCATGCCGTTACGTAGGCATGGACTGAGCAGGACAAAAAGTTTTATGTTCGGTCAGGCTTCCGCATTGGTAGAGCCTGTTGCAGCAGTACTAGGGGCGTGGGCCGTGCTTACTTTTCAACCTATACTGCCATATGCGCTTTCTTTTGCGGCAGGCGCCATGATCTTTGTGGTCGTAGAGGAAGTTATACCAGAAACACAGCAAGATAAGTACACTGATATTGCTACCATGGGCTTCATTGGTGGCTTCATCATCATGATGACCCTAGATGTTGGTTTAGGTTAA
- a CDS encoding metal-dependent transcriptional regulator, whose product MTLSEEDYIKAIYHLSDFNSKSVATNAIAEQMKTKPSSVTDMVKKLSEKSLVNYKKYQGVSLSEKGRLVALSIIRKHRLWEVFLVDKLNFSWDEVHVVAEQLEHIKSDALIDKLDAHLGYPKVDPHGDPIPNKDGVFTKSVKKLISDLPVGSQGVCVGVNDSSAAFLKFLDKNKIALGDTFKILEIEEFDGSVTISTRSGSIRISKQIATNLFLEIVDEE is encoded by the coding sequence ATGACATTATCAGAAGAAGATTACATAAAAGCCATTTATCACCTAAGTGATTTCAACAGTAAATCTGTTGCAACAAATGCCATTGCAGAACAGATGAAGACAAAACCTTCTTCTGTAACCGATATGGTAAAAAAGTTGTCTGAGAAATCTTTGGTGAACTATAAGAAATACCAAGGCGTCTCACTATCGGAAAAAGGCAGGTTGGTTGCCCTTTCCATTATTAGAAAACATCGTTTGTGGGAGGTTTTTTTGGTAGATAAACTTAATTTTTCTTGGGATGAGGTTCATGTGGTTGCAGAGCAATTGGAACACATAAAAAGTGATGCTTTAATTGATAAGTTAGACGCCCATTTAGGATACCCTAAAGTAGATCCACATGGCGATCCTATTCCTAACAAAGATGGTGTGTTCACAAAATCCGTAAAGAAGTTGATCAGTGATTTGCCGGTGGGTAGTCAAGGGGTTTGTGTTGGCGTCAACGATTCTTCCGCGGCATTTTTAAAATTTTTGGACAAGAATAAAATTGCCTTGGGCGATACCTTTAAAATATTGGAAATTGAAGAGTTTGATGGTTCCGTTACCATCTCTACCAGGTCGGGCTCCATTAGGATATCAAAACAGATTGCAACAAATTTATTTTTGGAGATTGTAGATGAAGAGTAG